tatatatatatatatatatgtatatatatatatatatatatatatatatatctacacaCTTGTGTTAGTCACATGAAATAGATAATTTCCCCAGTGCAGAAGGGAATTCTTCAAGAGCCAGTTTAAGGCTGTCTCCCTCTCATTCATGCCCATGGTGTCTCATTCATAGACATAAATCATGACATGTCCCCTAACCTACAGGTGAAAATAGGTGTCTAATAGGAAACTACAAGTTTTCATTCTGAGTGTAtttgggagggagggggggatttTTCTAACAAAAGCACAGGCTCGATGTGATTTCCCTTCTCTGAGATAAGTCAGTCGGAATTCCCCGCTGTAGCCCCGCCCTCCGAGCGCACAAAACCGAGTGCGCCTCCCTCGGCTGCACTACTCTGCCCTGAACTTTGGATTGAGACGGAGCTGCTTTCCTCTGACAGTCGCAAAGTTAACATGGACGTCCACCGAGTGTCGAACCGCAACCAAACGGATTACAGCTTTGACAACATGGAGCCCAAACAGGGGAAAATGCCGCCTTGCCAGGAGGACCGCTTTGACAGCGGCCTGGACTCCCTGAAGGAGGACGAGCTGGTGAGCGACTTTGAGGACATGCATGTGAACATAAAAGAGGATCTCACACTGGAATACGAACCGTGGAGAACTGCAGTGACCGACGACGGTGACACGtaagttttgtcatttttgtagATTATCAATCATGCACTTTGCGCGTTTCTTCCTCCTCATGCGTAAATCAAAAAGGGAGTTTTGCACAAAAGTTCAAATTCAATGCATAGAAAAGCTATGAAAGAGCTGCAAATTACGCATGAAAAATTTGGaaatttgcacaaaaacaagagccctttaaaaaaaaaaaaaaaaaaaaaaaaaaaaaaaaaagtgtgtgcgcgtgcatgcAGCAAAGCGCGCACTCGGTGGATGTGTGTGCGTAATGCGGCTGAGCGCGCAGTCTGGGCGGTGCTAAAGTCCGCTCTGCGCGTTCAGGAAAGTCCCTGGCCCGCTGCCAGGAACTGATAAAGCATCAGATGTGTCGAGCAACAACTGGTGGAAATAACCCGACAAAACTCCGGTCTTGCGAAACGCTCCGCTGCTCGGGCTTTGTTCTGTTACTTAGCTGAAACCACTTCCTCCATGCGTAATTctagttcttttttctttttaagcacTATTTTAACCAACCCCTCTCTtatttctccccccctcctcctcctcctcccacaggCTCCTCCACTTAGCCATCATTCATGAAGCCACAGAACATGCCTTTCAGATGATCAAACTTTCTCACAATCACCCCTTCCTCAATGCACAGAACCACCAGAGACAGGTAAGAACCCCCAAAGAAATGACTGAATACAAAGCCACACCAAAcctcatcaaacacacaaattacCCTTTTGAAGTCAGGATGATAATTAATTGAATTTCGAATATGTCTTCCCCCAGACTGCCCTCCACTTGGCAGTGATCACAGAGCAGCCCCAGTTGGTGGAGAGGCTCCTGAAGGCCGGCAGCGACCCCCGTCTGGCTGACGACAGCGGGAACACGGCTCTCCACATCGCCTGCAAGAAGGGCTCCCTCGCATGCTTCGGTGTCATCACCCAGAACTGCCAGCGACACATCGGCTCTATGGCTTCCTTCCCCAACTACAGTGGTAAGTACTGAGTTAAAATGGATTCCCTAAAGACACACAGAATATCATGTCTCACTTAGGCAGTTCTTGAATTTGGTTATTAACTGAGCTTTTCCTTTCTCCACAGGACACAACTGTCTCCACTTGGCGTCCATTAATGGCTACATCTCACTGGTTGAAAGCCTAGTTCGGCTGGGTGCAGACATCAACGCACAGGTATGTGTCATCACATAAAGAGGCAGCCAGTTTTTCAAATAGGAGTTCTAAAGGAAAACCTCGGTCTGATGCAGCAGGAACCTAACAGTTTCTGTACCTTGTTGCTCATAGGAACAG
This window of the Anoplopoma fimbria isolate UVic2021 breed Golden Eagle Sablefish chromosome 18, Afim_UVic_2022, whole genome shotgun sequence genome carries:
- the LOC129107007 gene encoding NF-kappa-B inhibitor alpha-like gives rise to the protein MDVHRVSNRNQTDYSFDNMEPKQGKMPPCQEDRFDSGLDSLKEDELVSDFEDMHVNIKEDLTLEYEPWRTAVTDDGDTLLHLAIIHEATEHAFQMIKLSHNHPFLNAQNHQRQTALHLAVITEQPQLVERLLKAGSDPRLADDSGNTALHIACKKGSLACFGVITQNCQRHIGSMASFPNYSGHNCLHLASINGYISLVESLVRLGADINAQEQCSGRTSLHLAVDLQNTTLVRRLLELGADVNCLNYGGFTPYHLTYGRQSEEIRRQLYEKTAQELRELPDSETDESDMEDLDSSEDELYDDIKFGK